The Methylocystis bryophila genome contains the following window.
GGCCTGATGGGTCGAGCAGAACAACACGTTGCGATCGCCCCAGAAAATCTCCTGCGTGCCATTGCCGTGATGCACGTCGAAATCGACGATCGCCACGCGCTCGACGCCATGAATCGCGATCGCGTGGCGCGCCGCGATCGCGACATTGTTCAGGAAGCAAAATCCCATCGGAGTCGAGACGCCCGCATGATGGCCCGGCGGCCGCGCGACGACGAAGGCGTTTTTCGCTCTCTTCTCCAGGACCGCCGCGACGGCGGCGAGCGCGCCGCCGGCCGCGAAGTAAGCGGCGTCGAGCGTGCTCGCGTTCATCGCCGTGTCCGCGTCGAGCGGCGTCAAACCCTCGCTCGGGGAGGCCTTCTCCAGCGCGTCGAGATAGCCCTCGCTGTGAGCGCGCAGCGCCTCCTCTCGGCTGGCTTTGGGCGCGAGGATTCTGACAAGCTTTTCGAACCGCGAATCGTCGAGCGCTCGGTCGATCGCGCGCACGCGATCCGGGCGCTCGGGATGCCCCCGCCCCATGTCATGCTCGAGGGCCGTCGGATGCGTGACGAGAAGCGTGCGCAAGAACTGGCCCCTTCACGCCTGCAAGAGTCGCAAGCTAATGAGATCATGCGTCATTTCTTTGCTCCCAGACTTCCTGCTTCGCCTTCTACTGTGGCGGTAAAGACGCACAGAGTGTGGCGCCGAAGACACACAAAATTTATATTGTTTTCATGCAGCTCCTTATCCCGCAAGATTGTGGTAACCACTGTTCAAGCTCTCCTGCGGCAAAAGGAGTTAATCGATGTCGCCTTCAAAATGGTTCCTCGTCGCGCTCGGCGCAGCGTCTCTCGCGGGCTGCAACGTGGCCGGACAAAAAACTCCGGATCCGAGGGTTTCGGGTCGTGACGCAGAGTTCCTCGCGCTCGCTCCGAAAGCTTCGATTCCTTCGGAATTCGAGCGCTACCAAGTCGATTATCGCACGAGCGAGCCGGTGGGCTCCATCGTGGTCGATTCCCACGCTCACTACCTCTACTACATCCTGCCGGGAGGCAAGGCCATTCGCTACGGCGTCGCCACCGGCCAGGATGCGATGGGCTGGACCGGCCGGGCCTATGTCGGCGCGATGCAGGAATGGCCGCGCTGGATGCCGCCGAAGGACATGCTTCAGCGCTGGCCGCATCTGCAGCCGACGGCGGACGCTGGCGGCCTGCCCGGCGGCCCCGACAATCCGCTCGGATCGCGCGCCCTCTACCTCCATTATCCGGACGGCCGGGACTCGATGTATCGCATCCACGGCACCAACGAGCCGGAGAAGATCGGACAGGGCGTCTCCTCGGGCTGCATCAGAATGCGCGACATTGACGCCATCGACCTCTACAGCCGCGTCAAGATCGGCACCAAGGTCGTGGTCATGTGACGGCCGCGCCGCCGTCGCGACGCGGCGGCGTGAGAGCTTCCTACGTTCTCCGCCGCTCGAGACGGAACACGCAGGCAGGGTAGCGATCCGGCCGGCGGCCCAAGGGGCCTCCGCCGGATTTTTCTTTTCGGCGTCGCGACCCCGCAGTCTCAGGCGGCCGGAGCCGACCCGCCGCAAGCGGCCAAGGCGTCCCGCATATGCGCCGGCGCGGGCGCTGCGGCCTCGGTCGGCGGCTTGCCGTCTTTAAGCGGCACGCTGAGGGCGCGCGCGTGCAGATGCAGCGGGGGCGCGCCGGCCCCCCGCCCCGAGCCGTAGATGGGATCGCCGAGGATCGGCCAGCCCATCGCCTGCGTGTGGACGCGCAGCTGATGGGTGCGCCCTGTGTGCGGACGAAGCTCGAGCCATGCCTGCGGCGCGCCGGAGGCCCCAATCCCTCGACCGAGCACGCGCCAGCTCGTGCGCGCCGGCAG
Protein-coding sequences here:
- a CDS encoding histone deacetylase family protein yields the protein MRTLLVTHPTALEHDMGRGHPERPDRVRAIDRALDDSRFEKLVRILAPKASREEALRAHSEGYLDALEKASPSEGLTPLDADTAMNASTLDAAYFAAGGALAAVAAVLEKRAKNAFVVARPPGHHAGVSTPMGFCFLNNVAIAARHAIAIHGVERVAIVDFDVHHGNGTQEIFWGDRNVLFCSTHQAPFYPGTGWRDETGEHNTIVNAPLCAGADGELFLEALREVILPRIKAFGPDLLLISAGFDAHRDDPLGGLRLEEQDYFEATQRLVETAETCCGGRVVSSLEGGYHLHALAKSVAAHVAALQGA
- a CDS encoding L,D-transpeptidase; protein product: MSPSKWFLVALGAASLAGCNVAGQKTPDPRVSGRDAEFLALAPKASIPSEFERYQVDYRTSEPVGSIVVDSHAHYLYYILPGGKAIRYGVATGQDAMGWTGRAYVGAMQEWPRWMPPKDMLQRWPHLQPTADAGGLPGGPDNPLGSRALYLHYPDGRDSMYRIHGTNEPEKIGQGVSSGCIRMRDIDAIDLYSRVKIGTKVVVM